The Camelus bactrianus isolate YW-2024 breed Bactrian camel chromosome 12, ASM4877302v1, whole genome shotgun sequence genome includes a window with the following:
- the LOC105076295 gene encoding cyclic AMP-dependent transcription factor ATF-7 isoform X1 produces the protein MGDDRPFVCNAPGCGQRFTNEDHLAVHKHKHEMTLKFGPARTDSVIIADQTPTPTRFLKNCEEVGLFNELASSFEHEFKKAADEDEKKQAASGPLDMSLPSTPDIKIKEEEPVEVDSSPPDSPASSPCSPPLKEKEVAPKPVVISTPTPTIVRPGSLPLHLGYDPLHPTLPSPTSVITQAPPSNRQLGSPTGSLPLVMHLANGQTMPMLPGPPVQMPSVISLARPVSMVPNIPGIPGPPVNSSGSISPSGHPMPSEAKMRLKATLTHQVSSINGGCGMVVGTASTMVTARPEQSQILIQHPDAPSPAQPQVSPAQPTPSTGGRRRRTVDEDPDERRQRFLERNRAAASRCRQKRKLWVSSLEKKAEELTSQNIQLSNEVTLLRNEVAQLKQLLLAHKDCPVTALQKKTQGYLAESPKESSEPTGSPAPVIQHSSATAPSNGLSVRSAAEAVATSVLTQMASQRTELSMPIQSHVIMTPQSQSAGR, from the exons agatttacaaacgaggACCACCTGGCAGTTCATAAACACAAGCATGAGATGACATTGAAATTTGGCCCAGCCCGAACTGACTCAGTCATCATTGCAG ATCAGACTCCTACTCCGACTAGATTCCTGAAGAACTGTGAAGAGGTGGGGCTCTTCAATGAACTAGCTAGCTCCTTTGAACATGAATTCAAGAAAGCTGCAGATGAGGATGAAAAAAAG CAGGCTGCTTCTGGGCCCCTAGACATGTCTCTGCCTTCTACACCAGACATCAAAATCAAAGAAGAAGAGCCAGTGGAGGTGGACTCATCACCACCTGACAGCCCTGCCTCTagcccctgctccccaccactCAAGGAAAAG GAAGTTGCCCCAAAGCCTGTTGTGATCTCTACCCCTACGCCTACCATCGTACGCCCTGGCTCCCTGCCTCTCCACTTGGGCTATGATCCACTTCAcccaacccttccctccccaacgTCCGTCATCACACAGGCTCCACCATCCAACAGGCAGCTCGG GTCTCCCACTGGCTCCCTCCCTCTCGTCATGCATCTTGCTAATGGACAGACCATGCCTATGCTGCCAGGGCCTCCGGTACAGATGCCTTCTGTTATATCG CTGGCTAGACCTGTGTCCATGGTGCCTAACATTCCTGGTATCCCTGGCCCACCAGTTAACAGCAGTGGTTCCATTTCCCCCTCTGGCCACCCTATGCCATCAGAAGCCAAGATG AGACTAAAAGCCACCCTAACCCACCAAGTCTCCTCAATCAATGGTGGTTGTGGAATGGTGGTGGGTACTGCCAGCACCATGGTGACAGCCCGTCCAGAGCAAAGTCAGATCCTCATCCAGCACCCTGACGCCCCATCCCCCGCCCAGCCACAG GTCTcaccagcccaacccacgcctagTACTGGAGGGCGACGTCGGCGCACAGTGGATGAAGATCCAGATGAGCGGCGGCAGCGCTTTCTGGAGCGCAACCGGGCTGCAGCCTCCCGCTGCCGTCAAAAGCGGAAGCTATGGGTGTCCTCCCTTGAGAAGAAGGCAGAGGAACTCACTTCTCAGAACATTCAGCTGAGT aaTGAAGTCACATTACTACGCAATGAGGTGGCTCAGTTGAAACAGCTACTGTTAGCTCATAAAGACTGCCCAGTCACAGCACTACAGAAAAAGACCCAAGGCTATTTAG CAGAAAGCCCCAAGGAAAGCTCAGAGCCAACGGGTTCTCCAGCCCCTGTGATTCAGCACAGCTCAGCAACAGCCCCTAGCAATGGCCTCAGCGTCCGCTCTGCAGCTGAAGCTGTGGCCACCTCAGTCCTCACTCAGATGGCCAGCCAAAGgacagaactgagcatgccgaTACAGTCGCATGTGATCATGACCCCACAGTCCCAGTCTGCGGGCAGATGA
- the LOC105076295 gene encoding cyclic AMP-dependent transcription factor ATF-7 isoform X5, whose product MGDDRPFVCNAPGCGQRFTNEDHLAVHKHKHEMTLKFGPARTDSVIIADQTPTPTRFLKNCEEVGLFNELASSFEHEFKKAADEDEKKQAASGPLDMSLPSTPDIKIKEEEPVEVDSSPPDSPASSPCSPPLKEKEVAPKPVVISTPTPTIVRPGSLPLHLGYDPLHPTLPSPTSVITQAPPSNRQLGSPTGSLPLVMHLANGQTMPMLPGPPVQMPSVISLARPVSMVPNIPGIPGPPVNSSGSISPSGHPMPSEAKMRLKATLTHQVSSINGGCGMVVGTASTMVTARPEQSQILIQHPDAPSPAQPQVSPAQPTPSTGGRRRRTVDEDPDERRQRFLERNRAAASRCRQKRKLWVSSLEKKAEELTSQNIQLSNEVTLLRNEVAQLKQLLLAHKDCPVTALQKKTQGYLGSCVATLPCSSSSRLIWTRTKHHGGCH is encoded by the exons agatttacaaacgaggACCACCTGGCAGTTCATAAACACAAGCATGAGATGACATTGAAATTTGGCCCAGCCCGAACTGACTCAGTCATCATTGCAG ATCAGACTCCTACTCCGACTAGATTCCTGAAGAACTGTGAAGAGGTGGGGCTCTTCAATGAACTAGCTAGCTCCTTTGAACATGAATTCAAGAAAGCTGCAGATGAGGATGAAAAAAAG CAGGCTGCTTCTGGGCCCCTAGACATGTCTCTGCCTTCTACACCAGACATCAAAATCAAAGAAGAAGAGCCAGTGGAGGTGGACTCATCACCACCTGACAGCCCTGCCTCTagcccctgctccccaccactCAAGGAAAAG GAAGTTGCCCCAAAGCCTGTTGTGATCTCTACCCCTACGCCTACCATCGTACGCCCTGGCTCCCTGCCTCTCCACTTGGGCTATGATCCACTTCAcccaacccttccctccccaacgTCCGTCATCACACAGGCTCCACCATCCAACAGGCAGCTCGG GTCTCCCACTGGCTCCCTCCCTCTCGTCATGCATCTTGCTAATGGACAGACCATGCCTATGCTGCCAGGGCCTCCGGTACAGATGCCTTCTGTTATATCG CTGGCTAGACCTGTGTCCATGGTGCCTAACATTCCTGGTATCCCTGGCCCACCAGTTAACAGCAGTGGTTCCATTTCCCCCTCTGGCCACCCTATGCCATCAGAAGCCAAGATG AGACTAAAAGCCACCCTAACCCACCAAGTCTCCTCAATCAATGGTGGTTGTGGAATGGTGGTGGGTACTGCCAGCACCATGGTGACAGCCCGTCCAGAGCAAAGTCAGATCCTCATCCAGCACCCTGACGCCCCATCCCCCGCCCAGCCACAG GTCTcaccagcccaacccacgcctagTACTGGAGGGCGACGTCGGCGCACAGTGGATGAAGATCCAGATGAGCGGCGGCAGCGCTTTCTGGAGCGCAACCGGGCTGCAGCCTCCCGCTGCCGTCAAAAGCGGAAGCTATGGGTGTCCTCCCTTGAGAAGAAGGCAGAGGAACTCACTTCTCAGAACATTCAGCTGAGT aaTGAAGTCACATTACTACGCAATGAGGTGGCTCAGTTGAAACAGCTACTGTTAGCTCATAAAGACTGCCCAGTCACAGCACTACAGAAAAAGACCCAAGGCTATTTAG GCAGCTGTGTGGCCACTCTCCCCTGCTCTTCGTCTTCCAGACTCATCTGGACCAGAACCAAACACCATGGAGGGTGTCACTGA
- the LOC105076295 gene encoding cyclic AMP-dependent transcription factor ATF-7 isoform X3, producing MGDDRPFVCNAPGCGQRFTNEDHLAVHKHKHEMTLKFGPARTDSVIIADQTPTPTRFLKNCEEVGLFNELASSFEHEFKKAADEDEKKAASGPLDMSLPSTPDIKIKEEEPVEVDSSPPDSPASSPCSPPLKEKEVAPKPVVISTPTPTIVRPGSLPLHLGYDPLHPTLPSPTSVITQAPPSNRQLGSPTGSLPLVMHLANGQTMPMLPGPPVQMPSVISLARPVSMVPNIPGIPGPPVNSSGSISPSGHPMPSEAKMRLKATLTHQVSSINGGCGMVVGTASTMVTARPEQSQILIQHPDAPSPAQPQVSPAQPTPSTGGRRRRTVDEDPDERRQRFLERNRAAASRCRQKRKLWVSSLEKKAEELTSQNIQLSNEVTLLRNEVAQLKQLLLAHKDCPVTALQKKTQGYLAESPKESSEPTGSPAPVIQHSSATAPSNGLSVRSAAEAVATSVLTQMASQRTELSMPIQSHVIMTPQSQSAGR from the exons agatttacaaacgaggACCACCTGGCAGTTCATAAACACAAGCATGAGATGACATTGAAATTTGGCCCAGCCCGAACTGACTCAGTCATCATTGCAG ATCAGACTCCTACTCCGACTAGATTCCTGAAGAACTGTGAAGAGGTGGGGCTCTTCAATGAACTAGCTAGCTCCTTTGAACATGAATTCAAGAAAGCTGCAGATGAGGATGAAAAAAAG GCTGCTTCTGGGCCCCTAGACATGTCTCTGCCTTCTACACCAGACATCAAAATCAAAGAAGAAGAGCCAGTGGAGGTGGACTCATCACCACCTGACAGCCCTGCCTCTagcccctgctccccaccactCAAGGAAAAG GAAGTTGCCCCAAAGCCTGTTGTGATCTCTACCCCTACGCCTACCATCGTACGCCCTGGCTCCCTGCCTCTCCACTTGGGCTATGATCCACTTCAcccaacccttccctccccaacgTCCGTCATCACACAGGCTCCACCATCCAACAGGCAGCTCGG GTCTCCCACTGGCTCCCTCCCTCTCGTCATGCATCTTGCTAATGGACAGACCATGCCTATGCTGCCAGGGCCTCCGGTACAGATGCCTTCTGTTATATCG CTGGCTAGACCTGTGTCCATGGTGCCTAACATTCCTGGTATCCCTGGCCCACCAGTTAACAGCAGTGGTTCCATTTCCCCCTCTGGCCACCCTATGCCATCAGAAGCCAAGATG AGACTAAAAGCCACCCTAACCCACCAAGTCTCCTCAATCAATGGTGGTTGTGGAATGGTGGTGGGTACTGCCAGCACCATGGTGACAGCCCGTCCAGAGCAAAGTCAGATCCTCATCCAGCACCCTGACGCCCCATCCCCCGCCCAGCCACAG GTCTcaccagcccaacccacgcctagTACTGGAGGGCGACGTCGGCGCACAGTGGATGAAGATCCAGATGAGCGGCGGCAGCGCTTTCTGGAGCGCAACCGGGCTGCAGCCTCCCGCTGCCGTCAAAAGCGGAAGCTATGGGTGTCCTCCCTTGAGAAGAAGGCAGAGGAACTCACTTCTCAGAACATTCAGCTGAGT aaTGAAGTCACATTACTACGCAATGAGGTGGCTCAGTTGAAACAGCTACTGTTAGCTCATAAAGACTGCCCAGTCACAGCACTACAGAAAAAGACCCAAGGCTATTTAG CAGAAAGCCCCAAGGAAAGCTCAGAGCCAACGGGTTCTCCAGCCCCTGTGATTCAGCACAGCTCAGCAACAGCCCCTAGCAATGGCCTCAGCGTCCGCTCTGCAGCTGAAGCTGTGGCCACCTCAGTCCTCACTCAGATGGCCAGCCAAAGgacagaactgagcatgccgaTACAGTCGCATGTGATCATGACCCCACAGTCCCAGTCTGCGGGCAGATGA
- the LOC105076295 gene encoding cyclic AMP-dependent transcription factor ATF-7 isoform X2 produces the protein MGDDRPFVCNAPGCGQRFTNEDHLAVHKHKHEMTLKFGPARTDSVIIADQTPTPTRFLKNCEEVGLFNELASSFEHEFKKAADEDEKKQAASGPLDMSLPSTPDIKIKEEEPVEVDSSPPDSPASSPCSPPLKEKEVAPKPVVISTPTPTIVRPGSLPLHLGYDPLHPTLPSPTSVITQAPPSNRQLGSPTGSLPLVMHLANGQTMPMLPGPPVQMPSVISLARPVSMVPNIPGIPGPPVNSSGSISPSGHPMPSEAKMRLKATLTHQVSSINGGCGMVVGTASTMVTARPEQSQILIQHPDAPSPAQPQVSPAQPTPSTGGRRRRTVDEDPDERRQRFLERNRAAASRCRQKRKLWVSSLEKKAEELTSQNIQLSNEVTLLRNEVAQLKQLLLAHKDCPVTALQKKTQGYLESPKESSEPTGSPAPVIQHSSATAPSNGLSVRSAAEAVATSVLTQMASQRTELSMPIQSHVIMTPQSQSAGR, from the exons agatttacaaacgaggACCACCTGGCAGTTCATAAACACAAGCATGAGATGACATTGAAATTTGGCCCAGCCCGAACTGACTCAGTCATCATTGCAG ATCAGACTCCTACTCCGACTAGATTCCTGAAGAACTGTGAAGAGGTGGGGCTCTTCAATGAACTAGCTAGCTCCTTTGAACATGAATTCAAGAAAGCTGCAGATGAGGATGAAAAAAAG CAGGCTGCTTCTGGGCCCCTAGACATGTCTCTGCCTTCTACACCAGACATCAAAATCAAAGAAGAAGAGCCAGTGGAGGTGGACTCATCACCACCTGACAGCCCTGCCTCTagcccctgctccccaccactCAAGGAAAAG GAAGTTGCCCCAAAGCCTGTTGTGATCTCTACCCCTACGCCTACCATCGTACGCCCTGGCTCCCTGCCTCTCCACTTGGGCTATGATCCACTTCAcccaacccttccctccccaacgTCCGTCATCACACAGGCTCCACCATCCAACAGGCAGCTCGG GTCTCCCACTGGCTCCCTCCCTCTCGTCATGCATCTTGCTAATGGACAGACCATGCCTATGCTGCCAGGGCCTCCGGTACAGATGCCTTCTGTTATATCG CTGGCTAGACCTGTGTCCATGGTGCCTAACATTCCTGGTATCCCTGGCCCACCAGTTAACAGCAGTGGTTCCATTTCCCCCTCTGGCCACCCTATGCCATCAGAAGCCAAGATG AGACTAAAAGCCACCCTAACCCACCAAGTCTCCTCAATCAATGGTGGTTGTGGAATGGTGGTGGGTACTGCCAGCACCATGGTGACAGCCCGTCCAGAGCAAAGTCAGATCCTCATCCAGCACCCTGACGCCCCATCCCCCGCCCAGCCACAG GTCTcaccagcccaacccacgcctagTACTGGAGGGCGACGTCGGCGCACAGTGGATGAAGATCCAGATGAGCGGCGGCAGCGCTTTCTGGAGCGCAACCGGGCTGCAGCCTCCCGCTGCCGTCAAAAGCGGAAGCTATGGGTGTCCTCCCTTGAGAAGAAGGCAGAGGAACTCACTTCTCAGAACATTCAGCTGAGT aaTGAAGTCACATTACTACGCAATGAGGTGGCTCAGTTGAAACAGCTACTGTTAGCTCATAAAGACTGCCCAGTCACAGCACTACAGAAAAAGACCCAAGGCTATTTAG AAAGCCCCAAGGAAAGCTCAGAGCCAACGGGTTCTCCAGCCCCTGTGATTCAGCACAGCTCAGCAACAGCCCCTAGCAATGGCCTCAGCGTCCGCTCTGCAGCTGAAGCTGTGGCCACCTCAGTCCTCACTCAGATGGCCAGCCAAAGgacagaactgagcatgccgaTACAGTCGCATGTGATCATGACCCCACAGTCCCAGTCTGCGGGCAGATGA
- the LOC105076295 gene encoding cyclic AMP-dependent transcription factor ATF-7 isoform X4 yields MGDDRPFVCNAPGCGQRFTNEDHLAVHKHKHEMTLKFGPARTDSVIIADQTPTPTRFLKNCEEVGLFNELASSFEHEFKKAADEDEKKAASGPLDMSLPSTPDIKIKEEEPVEVDSSPPDSPASSPCSPPLKEKEVAPKPVVISTPTPTIVRPGSLPLHLGYDPLHPTLPSPTSVITQAPPSNRQLGSPTGSLPLVMHLANGQTMPMLPGPPVQMPSVISLARPVSMVPNIPGIPGPPVNSSGSISPSGHPMPSEAKMRLKATLTHQVSSINGGCGMVVGTASTMVTARPEQSQILIQHPDAPSPAQPQVSPAQPTPSTGGRRRRTVDEDPDERRQRFLERNRAAASRCRQKRKLWVSSLEKKAEELTSQNIQLSNEVTLLRNEVAQLKQLLLAHKDCPVTALQKKTQGYLESPKESSEPTGSPAPVIQHSSATAPSNGLSVRSAAEAVATSVLTQMASQRTELSMPIQSHVIMTPQSQSAGR; encoded by the exons agatttacaaacgaggACCACCTGGCAGTTCATAAACACAAGCATGAGATGACATTGAAATTTGGCCCAGCCCGAACTGACTCAGTCATCATTGCAG ATCAGACTCCTACTCCGACTAGATTCCTGAAGAACTGTGAAGAGGTGGGGCTCTTCAATGAACTAGCTAGCTCCTTTGAACATGAATTCAAGAAAGCTGCAGATGAGGATGAAAAAAAG GCTGCTTCTGGGCCCCTAGACATGTCTCTGCCTTCTACACCAGACATCAAAATCAAAGAAGAAGAGCCAGTGGAGGTGGACTCATCACCACCTGACAGCCCTGCCTCTagcccctgctccccaccactCAAGGAAAAG GAAGTTGCCCCAAAGCCTGTTGTGATCTCTACCCCTACGCCTACCATCGTACGCCCTGGCTCCCTGCCTCTCCACTTGGGCTATGATCCACTTCAcccaacccttccctccccaacgTCCGTCATCACACAGGCTCCACCATCCAACAGGCAGCTCGG GTCTCCCACTGGCTCCCTCCCTCTCGTCATGCATCTTGCTAATGGACAGACCATGCCTATGCTGCCAGGGCCTCCGGTACAGATGCCTTCTGTTATATCG CTGGCTAGACCTGTGTCCATGGTGCCTAACATTCCTGGTATCCCTGGCCCACCAGTTAACAGCAGTGGTTCCATTTCCCCCTCTGGCCACCCTATGCCATCAGAAGCCAAGATG AGACTAAAAGCCACCCTAACCCACCAAGTCTCCTCAATCAATGGTGGTTGTGGAATGGTGGTGGGTACTGCCAGCACCATGGTGACAGCCCGTCCAGAGCAAAGTCAGATCCTCATCCAGCACCCTGACGCCCCATCCCCCGCCCAGCCACAG GTCTcaccagcccaacccacgcctagTACTGGAGGGCGACGTCGGCGCACAGTGGATGAAGATCCAGATGAGCGGCGGCAGCGCTTTCTGGAGCGCAACCGGGCTGCAGCCTCCCGCTGCCGTCAAAAGCGGAAGCTATGGGTGTCCTCCCTTGAGAAGAAGGCAGAGGAACTCACTTCTCAGAACATTCAGCTGAGT aaTGAAGTCACATTACTACGCAATGAGGTGGCTCAGTTGAAACAGCTACTGTTAGCTCATAAAGACTGCCCAGTCACAGCACTACAGAAAAAGACCCAAGGCTATTTAG AAAGCCCCAAGGAAAGCTCAGAGCCAACGGGTTCTCCAGCCCCTGTGATTCAGCACAGCTCAGCAACAGCCCCTAGCAATGGCCTCAGCGTCCGCTCTGCAGCTGAAGCTGTGGCCACCTCAGTCCTCACTCAGATGGCCAGCCAAAGgacagaactgagcatgccgaTACAGTCGCATGTGATCATGACCCCACAGTCCCAGTCTGCGGGCAGATGA